One Myxococcales bacterium genomic region harbors:
- a CDS encoding ArsA family ATPase, whose translation MTHGTTFLADLVATRKVIVVCGAGGVGKTTTSAAIGLAGALAGRKTLVLTIDPARRLAEAMGIPAASREPARLDPSRLPDGIGHAKGELWAWMLDPEVVFEGMVRRLSESDEKAQEILGSRLYGHVSRLVAGMQEYTAAEALHSLASSGNYDLVVLDTPPSRNALDFLEAPKKLSGFLDERVVSLFLPTSFGLMRAASSLVSTVFTRIFGAGFFDELKVFIGAFSTMFGAMRGHAGEVAELLTSRDASFLLVTSPEPSALAEAGFFQAKMRELGVPLAGSILNRSYAYTRGLVRPEGVLVPEGASPALSSALGKLGGLADLELQRAERDRRILADLVASAGGGFAVATPHLGGAVEDVAGLVALADHLVGRED comes from the coding sequence ATGACGCACGGGACGACGTTCCTCGCGGACCTCGTCGCGACGCGCAAGGTCATCGTGGTCTGCGGCGCGGGTGGTGTCGGGAAGACGACCACGTCGGCCGCGATCGGCCTCGCGGGCGCCCTCGCGGGGCGAAAGACCCTCGTGCTCACGATCGATCCTGCGCGACGCCTGGCCGAGGCGATGGGGATCCCCGCCGCGTCTCGCGAGCCCGCGCGCCTCGACCCGAGCCGGTTGCCCGACGGCATAGGTCACGCGAAGGGGGAGCTCTGGGCGTGGATGCTCGACCCGGAGGTCGTCTTCGAGGGCATGGTGCGGAGGCTCTCCGAGTCGGACGAGAAGGCCCAGGAGATCCTCGGGAGCCGCCTCTACGGGCACGTCTCGCGGCTCGTCGCCGGGATGCAGGAGTACACGGCCGCCGAGGCGCTCCATTCGCTGGCCTCGAGCGGCAACTACGACCTCGTGGTGCTCGACACGCCGCCGTCGCGCAACGCCCTCGACTTCCTCGAGGCGCCTAAGAAGCTCTCGGGGTTCTTGGACGAGCGGGTCGTCTCGCTCTTCTTGCCCACGTCGTTCGGGCTCATGCGCGCGGCGTCGTCGCTCGTGTCGACGGTCTTCACGCGGATCTTCGGCGCCGGTTTCTTCGACGAGCTCAAGGTCTTCATCGGCGCGTTCTCGACCATGTTCGGGGCCATGCGCGGCCACGCCGGCGAGGTGGCCGAGCTGCTCACGTCGCGTGACGCGAGCTTCCTCCTCGTGACGAGCCCGGAGCCGAGCGCGCTCGCCGAGGCCGGGTTCTTCCAGGCGAAGATGCGGGAGCTGGGCGTCCCCCTCGCCGGCAGTATCTTGAACCGCAGCTACGCGTACACCCGCGGTCTCGTGCGCCCCGAGGGCGTCTTGGTGCCAGAGGGGGCGAGCCCCGCGCTTTCCTCGGCGCTCGGGAAGCTCGGGGGCTTGGCCGATCTCGAGCTCCAGCGCGCCGAGCGGGATCGCCGCATCCTCGCCGACCTCGTGGCGTCGGCCGGCGGCGGGTTCGCCGTCGCGACGCCCCACCTCGGGGGCGCCGTCGAGGACGTCGCGGGGCTCGTCGCGCTCGCCGACCACCTCGTGGGTCGAGAGGACTGA
- a CDS encoding YHYH protein: MRFRTFVVGVVAVWVGGLGACGGTALDVTDGGEGNATSDAGTLVTESGASSEAGAEGTTDCPASYPICRAFRNDGAQGGAVSVRVDPSAGLAYVTTRGLAAHAMGPYGTNPNTATARALTLSIPLVPKEGDSPAGNGHVAVAWNGVALFNPSDARNIGGCTGNAAYLEADGVDAYGGHPAPGGEYHYHTGFFLTRAAELGLVQEAGKHSSLVGYAFDGVPIYGTYGYSDPQDPASAVRPLRSCYRLKPERTCCQDISKCSLVAQFERKTLVLGAFVEDYAFDDAAYRAGECDLDAYNSRVAKTPEYPEGARVYVMTIDDGGTVTYPFVFGTRYWGVPAQNPR; encoded by the coding sequence GACGGCGGCGAAGGCAACGCCACGAGCGACGCGGGCACTCTGGTGACCGAGTCTGGCGCGTCGAGCGAGGCGGGCGCGGAAGGCACGACCGACTGCCCCGCGAGCTACCCCATCTGCCGCGCGTTCAGGAACGACGGCGCCCAAGGCGGGGCGGTCTCGGTGCGCGTCGACCCGAGCGCAGGCCTCGCCTACGTCACGACACGCGGCCTCGCAGCGCACGCCATGGGGCCCTACGGCACGAACCCCAACACGGCGACCGCGCGCGCGCTCACGCTCTCGATCCCACTCGTCCCGAAAGAGGGCGACAGCCCCGCCGGCAACGGGCACGTCGCGGTCGCGTGGAACGGCGTGGCGCTCTTCAACCCGAGCGACGCGCGAAACATCGGCGGCTGCACCGGCAACGCGGCCTACCTCGAGGCCGACGGCGTCGACGCGTACGGCGGGCACCCGGCCCCGGGCGGCGAGTACCACTACCACACGGGGTTCTTCCTCACGCGCGCCGCCGAGCTCGGGCTCGTTCAAGAGGCGGGCAAACACTCGTCCCTCGTGGGGTACGCGTTCGACGGCGTGCCCATCTACGGGACGTACGGCTACTCCGACCCGCAAGATCCGGCGAGCGCGGTGCGGCCTCTCCGCTCGTGCTACCGGCTCAAGCCCGAGCGCACGTGCTGCCAGGACATCTCCAAGTGCTCCCTCGTGGCGCAGTTCGAGCGCAAGACCCTCGTGCTCGGCGCGTTCGTCGAAGACTACGCGTTCGACGACGCGGCCTACCGCGCGGGCGAGTGCGATCTCGACGCGTACAACTCCCGCGTCGCGAAGACGCCCGAGTACCCCGAGGGCGCGCGCGTGTACGTCATGACGATCGACGACGGGGGGACGGTGACCTACCCGTTCGTCTTCGGCACGCGCTACTGGGGCGTGCCCGCGCAGAACCCGCGCTGA
- a CDS encoding DUF4169 family protein, producing the protein MASNVVNLNRHRKKKAREEAAKRAETNRRLHGRTQAEKDRDRVEKERAARALEGKRLVPTTSPEPTSTSPETESREARVVPLRAPTRAATEPDEGPET; encoded by the coding sequence ATGGCGAGCAACGTCGTCAACCTGAACCGCCATCGGAAGAAGAAGGCCCGCGAAGAGGCGGCGAAGCGCGCCGAGACGAACCGGCGGCTCCACGGTCGAACCCAGGCCGAGAAGGACCGCGACCGCGTCGAGAAGGAGCGCGCCGCCCGTGCGCTCGAGGGCAAGCGCCTCGTGCCCACGACGTCGCCGGAGCCGACCTCCACCTCTCCGGAGACCGAGTCGCGCGAGGCTCGCGTCGTACCCCTGCGTGCCCCGACGCGAGCGGCCACGGAGCCGGACGAGGGTCCCGAAACCTGA
- a CDS encoding ArsA family ATPase — MGTHRTAGAVARTAGVWDEISSLRTILVTGKGGVGKTSVTASIARALAASDKRVLCGEVASAAEETSALAKALGAARATLEPISCGERLDLVVLDPSRGHAAFLRDVLPMRMLAEAAMRSQPIRRFLGAAPALPEMGVLYRILELLREKGRDGDVRYDTVVVDLPATGHALALAQIPGTLLEILPGGPIVDAVKEGLEILRDPARTGAVVVTLPETLPVSEALELLTGIAKHSIPVKGVVLNRMPHDPFTREELEAVTAHAPRIPEVLGTRSVARIGRSAAALARLEEHGTDVLLLPDLPGFDEVSATLSAHFRAGDRSGE; from the coding sequence ATGGGAACCCATCGAACCGCGGGCGCCGTCGCTCGCACCGCGGGCGTGTGGGACGAGATTTCTTCGCTCCGAACGATCCTCGTGACCGGGAAGGGCGGGGTCGGCAAGACCAGCGTCACCGCGTCGATCGCGCGGGCTCTCGCGGCCTCCGACAAGCGCGTGCTCTGCGGGGAAGTGGCGTCGGCGGCAGAAGAGACGTCGGCGCTCGCGAAGGCGCTCGGGGCCGCCCGGGCCACCCTCGAGCCGATCTCGTGTGGCGAGCGCCTCGACCTCGTCGTGCTCGACCCATCGCGCGGGCACGCGGCCTTCCTCCGCGACGTGCTCCCCATGCGGATGCTGGCCGAGGCCGCCATGCGCTCCCAGCCGATTCGCCGCTTCCTCGGTGCCGCCCCCGCGCTCCCCGAGATGGGTGTACTCTACAGAATTCTCGAGCTGCTGCGCGAGAAGGGCCGCGACGGAGACGTTCGCTACGACACGGTCGTCGTCGACCTCCCGGCCACGGGCCACGCGCTCGCGCTCGCCCAGATCCCGGGGACGCTCCTCGAGATCTTGCCGGGAGGCCCCATCGTCGACGCCGTCAAAGAGGGGCTCGAGATCCTCCGCGATCCGGCGCGCACGGGCGCGGTGGTCGTCACCCTGCCCGAGACCTTGCCCGTCAGCGAGGCGCTCGAGCTCCTCACCGGGATCGCGAAACACTCCATCCCGGTGAAAGGCGTCGTGCTGAATCGCATGCCACACGACCCCTTCACGCGCGAAGAGCTCGAGGCCGTGACGGCCCATGCCCCGCGTATCCCGGAGGTGCTCGGGACACGCTCGGTCGCGCGCATCGGGCGGAGCGCGGCGGCGCTGGCGAGGCTCGAAGAGCATGGGACCGACGTCCTCCTCTTGCCGGACCTCCCCGGCTTCGACGAGGTGAGCGCGACCTTGTCGGCGCACTTCCGCGCCGGCGATCGGAGCGGCGAATGA
- a CDS encoding beta-lactamase family protein, whose protein sequence is MNISKLGLSIALATSLSAVTALGCSAETTSDEPVAAESEGAQTDLFRTLDPLLHDAVTARRFPGAVVHAGALFDLANEADDQTITRAYGSLAYDARPVNEDTMYDLASVTKALGTTVAVMREVDRGRLALTSDVRALLPDLAPAFAGITVKRLLSHTSCLLDGPPPGSLATREGRGADASKVVAFMNLHAGRVFQAGKCAPTYSDLNLVLAAAMVQKSSGKRLDAYLAEEVFAPLGMSRTRFNPTGETNVAPTETYATGDRAGRKGTIVGEVHDETSFFFGGVGGNAGMFSTAGDLGRLVRALLRDTLVRRETRDAFFSSQGVRDQLGSERALGFEVRPSHCGKGFGPRTVGHTGFAGTSFCIDPDSSVYTVVLTNRVYPSRNGRSIHPDRVALSGALLDKVSPCVLRPTWTVCGHTAQGDYSGRPGVLYSCPRGAATVCPRGCTSAPAGKPDVCAP, encoded by the coding sequence ATGAACATCTCGAAGCTCGGCCTCTCGATCGCGCTCGCCACCTCGCTCTCGGCCGTCACGGCGCTCGGCTGCTCCGCCGAAACGACGTCGGACGAGCCCGTCGCCGCGGAGAGCGAGGGCGCGCAGACGGATCTCTTCCGGACGCTCGACCCCCTCCTCCACGACGCGGTCACGGCGCGCCGATTCCCTGGGGCCGTCGTCCACGCGGGAGCGCTCTTCGACCTGGCAAATGAGGCCGACGATCAGACGATCACCCGCGCCTACGGGAGCCTCGCGTACGACGCCCGCCCCGTGAACGAGGACACCATGTACGACCTCGCGAGCGTGACCAAGGCGCTCGGGACGACCGTGGCCGTGATGCGAGAGGTCGATCGTGGACGCCTCGCGCTCACGAGCGACGTGCGCGCGCTCCTGCCGGACCTCGCGCCCGCGTTCGCCGGGATCACCGTGAAGCGCCTCTTGTCCCACACGTCGTGCCTCCTCGACGGCCCTCCTCCCGGATCGCTCGCCACCCGGGAGGGTCGCGGCGCCGATGCGTCGAAGGTCGTCGCGTTCATGAACCTCCACGCGGGGCGCGTATTCCAGGCGGGCAAGTGCGCGCCGACCTACAGCGACCTCAACCTCGTGCTCGCCGCGGCCATGGTCCAGAAGAGCTCGGGGAAGCGCCTCGACGCCTACCTCGCCGAGGAGGTCTTCGCCCCCCTTGGCATGTCTCGCACACGCTTCAACCCCACGGGTGAGACGAACGTCGCGCCGACCGAGACGTACGCCACGGGCGACCGCGCCGGCCGAAAGGGGACCATCGTCGGAGAGGTGCACGACGAGACGTCGTTCTTCTTCGGGGGCGTGGGGGGGAACGCGGGGATGTTCTCGACGGCCGGGGATCTCGGCCGGCTCGTCCGCGCGCTCCTCCGCGACACCCTCGTCCGGCGTGAGACGCGAGACGCGTTCTTTTCGAGCCAGGGCGTGCGCGACCAGCTCGGCTCCGAGCGCGCGCTCGGCTTCGAGGTGCGCCCGTCCCACTGTGGCAAGGGCTTCGGTCCGCGAACCGTGGGCCACACGGGCTTCGCCGGTACGAGCTTCTGCATCGACCCAGACTCCTCCGTGTACACCGTCGTGCTCACGAATCGTGTGTATCCCTCACGCAATGGCCGATCCATCCATCCCGATCGTGTGGCGCTCTCCGGAGCGCTCCTCGACAAGGTGAGCCCGTGCGTGCTCCGACCCACCTGGACGGTGTGCGGGCACACGGCACAGGGCGACTATTCCGGGCGGCCCGGGGTGCTCTATTCGTGCCCGCGAGGGGCCGCGACGGTATGTCCGCGTGGGTGCACCAGCGCGCCCGCCGGCAAGCCCGACGTCTGCGCGCCCTGA
- a CDS encoding polysaccharide deacetylase family protein — MRSRHGSRTIRLGSVLALGGFLSAAHAVGACATEGDDDEDQELTGRAESALQATSLTGTSLPAKALALTFDDGPSARTAELSTYLKSQNIKATFFVNGGHLATTTLPNPNGITVMPGAAAILAQLVADGHLVANHTVTHRDLVSQVLPTGAAMVVQELSETDTAMASSVPSSHFLFRAPYGSFNAGVYDALKGSAMNKYAGPVGWDVGGTSNDYPNRAADWACWQGQLYAGSTPANGTGYATTSQCGDAYLAEITTAGRGIVLMHDPYSWANGSTVDMVKYMVPILKSRGYTFVRADEVPAIAALFPTSGANVVVLPRPPARVTPVFTDTYVAPFVQSGSGFTATRTTTTKASGTHSLSVKITTPGAAYGVAIPSGDQAYSGAGQTELRFAFNAGATVHAGIDTLRVAIEDDDGATPTTSVALKPYLVSSGSVLASTWYRVTIPTSALNPNGRPIRRVQIVNAGTLANVPFFVDDIALGWTDPSPTERLVYTDSAAPSFSVGGWSVTSATSTFRTTGATSRKGTFTGAWGALTFTYDWNLPAFPAGTHTAVSFDISGGSGTPPAALGSMVVGLNGSPTKKLLPYVPGGFKANTWYRVTIPVADLVTGSYRQVTFKNESTSLYSFYVDQVHFETDHTPPALVDPTVPPGDPDTFAPGETDVVTVVRTAEDRKPISPLIYGINGFASSSVPADVLASVTLVRRGGDRGNSYNWETNVSNGSLNNGFVNDMTLAGGTPNPNAPAAQDLALLAAHRPAGRAVMVPFVLNDWVSGPLGGIGAWNQPGWNRAQYFKRTGFVKPTPFAATPDLTDGMVYTDEHLQYLRDKYPGQDITAPGPGRLLVGIDNEPDLYPYNFPMLQSGTGAAIVRNGTTVGRWVKSEEFTQRMLTFARKVKQMAPQAHIVGPSHYHFDGWTTWWDENTTLYSNAGTARWYMDDFLATVRAASEQEGKRLLDTWDFHWYPQGVSNGTYVWNLDHATRALTANEIDQIVQGPRSYWDTTYDEHSWITEPWHLGGPTYVLPRLKARIEAAYPGTKIGVTEYNPGGRNHIASGLGVADSLGVFQRQGVEIAAFWPEGSATALAYAYGALKLLRNADGAGLRYADTDVRVEHPEIAESSVYAGSDTPNRVTVLVINKTNATRRVGVRTFNTKRLTQVAAYRIDAAHSSPFLASTEALSKVNAYAYAAPAMSATMLVFTAP, encoded by the coding sequence ATGCGCTCGCGACACGGCTCACGGACGATTCGCCTCGGCTCGGTGCTGGCTCTCGGAGGATTCCTCTCGGCGGCCCACGCGGTCGGGGCGTGCGCGACCGAGGGTGACGACGACGAAGACCAAGAGCTCACCGGGCGGGCCGAGAGCGCTCTCCAGGCCACGAGCCTCACCGGCACGAGCCTCCCGGCGAAGGCGCTCGCGCTCACGTTCGACGACGGCCCGAGCGCGCGCACCGCGGAGCTCTCGACGTACCTCAAGTCGCAGAACATCAAGGCGACGTTCTTCGTGAACGGCGGCCACCTGGCGACCACGACGCTGCCCAACCCGAACGGCATCACGGTGATGCCCGGCGCGGCCGCGATCCTCGCGCAGCTCGTGGCCGACGGGCACTTGGTCGCGAACCACACGGTCACTCACCGCGACCTCGTGAGTCAGGTGCTCCCGACGGGCGCCGCGATGGTCGTCCAGGAGCTCTCCGAGACGGACACGGCGATGGCGAGCTCGGTGCCGTCGAGCCATTTCCTCTTTCGTGCGCCATACGGCTCGTTCAACGCCGGCGTCTACGACGCCCTCAAGGGCTCGGCGATGAACAAGTACGCGGGTCCCGTAGGGTGGGACGTCGGCGGCACGTCGAACGACTATCCGAACCGCGCGGCCGACTGGGCGTGCTGGCAAGGGCAGCTCTACGCGGGATCGACGCCCGCGAACGGCACGGGCTACGCCACGACGAGCCAATGCGGCGACGCGTACCTCGCCGAGATCACCACGGCGGGGCGCGGGATCGTGCTCATGCACGACCCTTACTCGTGGGCGAACGGCAGCACCGTCGACATGGTGAAGTACATGGTGCCCATCCTCAAATCGAGGGGGTACACCTTCGTCCGCGCCGACGAGGTGCCGGCCATCGCGGCGCTCTTCCCGACCTCCGGGGCGAACGTGGTCGTCCTCCCGCGGCCCCCGGCGCGCGTGACGCCGGTGTTCACCGACACGTACGTCGCACCCTTCGTGCAGTCGGGGAGCGGCTTCACGGCCACGCGGACCACGACCACCAAGGCCTCGGGCACGCACTCGCTCTCGGTCAAAATCACGACCCCGGGCGCCGCCTATGGTGTGGCGATCCCGAGCGGTGATCAGGCCTACTCGGGCGCCGGCCAGACCGAGCTCCGCTTCGCGTTCAACGCAGGCGCGACCGTGCACGCCGGGATCGACACCCTCCGCGTCGCCATCGAGGACGACGACGGCGCGACGCCAACGACGAGCGTGGCGTTGAAGCCGTACTTGGTCTCGTCCGGGAGCGTCCTCGCGAGCACCTGGTACAGGGTCACGATCCCGACGAGCGCGCTCAACCCGAACGGACGCCCCATCCGACGCGTGCAGATCGTCAACGCGGGCACCCTCGCGAACGTTCCCTTTTTCGTCGACGACATCGCGCTCGGCTGGACCGACCCCTCGCCCACCGAACGGCTCGTCTACACGGACTCGGCGGCGCCGAGCTTCTCGGTCGGTGGTTGGTCGGTCACGAGCGCGACGAGCACGTTCCGAACGACCGGCGCGACCTCACGGAAGGGCACGTTCACCGGCGCGTGGGGCGCTCTCACCTTCACCTACGATTGGAATCTTCCCGCCTTCCCCGCGGGCACGCACACCGCCGTCTCGTTCGACATCTCGGGCGGCTCGGGCACCCCTCCCGCCGCGCTCGGCTCCATGGTGGTAGGCCTGAACGGCTCGCCTACGAAGAAGCTCCTCCCGTACGTGCCGGGAGGCTTCAAGGCCAACACCTGGTACCGCGTCACGATCCCGGTGGCCGACCTGGTCACGGGCTCGTACCGACAGGTCACGTTCAAGAACGAGTCGACGTCCCTCTATTCGTTCTACGTCGATCAGGTCCACTTCGAGACGGATCACACGCCGCCCGCGCTCGTCGACCCGACCGTGCCTCCCGGAGATCCGGACACGTTCGCGCCCGGCGAGACCGACGTCGTCACCGTCGTTCGGACGGCCGAGGACCGAAAGCCGATTTCGCCCCTCATCTACGGGATAAACGGCTTCGCGTCGTCGAGCGTCCCGGCCGACGTGCTCGCCTCGGTGACGCTCGTGCGGCGCGGTGGCGATCGTGGAAATTCCTACAATTGGGAGACGAACGTCTCCAACGGCTCGCTCAACAACGGCTTCGTCAACGACATGACCTTGGCGGGCGGCACGCCGAACCCGAACGCGCCCGCCGCCCAAGATTTGGCGCTCCTCGCGGCCCATCGGCCGGCCGGACGCGCGGTCATGGTCCCGTTCGTGCTCAACGACTGGGTCTCCGGCCCGCTCGGCGGCATCGGAGCGTGGAATCAGCCGGGGTGGAACCGCGCGCAGTACTTCAAGCGCACGGGCTTCGTGAAGCCGACGCCATTCGCGGCGACCCCCGACCTCACGGACGGGATGGTCTACACCGACGAGCACCTCCAGTACCTCCGCGACAAGTACCCTGGCCAAGACATCACCGCGCCGGGCCCGGGGCGCCTGCTCGTCGGGATCGACAACGAGCCGGACCTCTACCCGTACAACTTCCCGATGCTCCAGTCGGGCACAGGCGCGGCGATCGTGCGGAACGGGACGACCGTCGGCCGGTGGGTGAAGAGCGAAGAGTTCACGCAGCGCATGCTGACGTTCGCGCGCAAGGTGAAGCAGATGGCGCCGCAAGCGCACATCGTCGGGCCGAGCCACTACCACTTCGACGGCTGGACGACCTGGTGGGACGAGAACACGACGCTCTACTCCAACGCGGGCACGGCGCGCTGGTACATGGACGATTTCCTCGCCACGGTGCGCGCGGCGAGCGAACAAGAGGGCAAGCGCCTCCTCGATACGTGGGACTTTCACTGGTACCCGCAGGGCGTGTCGAACGGCACGTACGTGTGGAACCTCGACCACGCGACGCGCGCCCTCACCGCGAACGAGATCGATCAGATCGTGCAGGGGCCGCGAAGCTACTGGGACACGACGTACGACGAGCACTCGTGGATCACCGAGCCGTGGCACCTCGGCGGCCCCACGTACGTGCTCCCGCGGCTCAAGGCGCGCATCGAGGCCGCGTACCCCGGCACCAAGATCGGCGTGACCGAGTACAACCCCGGCGGGCGCAACCACATCGCGAGCGGGCTCGGCGTCGCGGACTCGCTCGGCGTCTTCCAACGCCAGGGCGTCGAGATCGCGGCCTTCTGGCCGGAGGGCAGCGCGACGGCCCTCGCGTACGCCTACGGGGCGCTCAAGCTGCTCCGGAACGCCGACGGCGCGGGCCTCCGCTACGCCGACACCGACGTCCGCGTGGAGCACCCCGAGATCGCCGAGAGCTCGGTCTACGCCGGGAGCGACACGCCGAACCGCGTCACCGTGCTCGTCATCAACAAGACGAACGCGACGCGGCGGGTCGGTGTTCGCACCTTCAACACGAAGCGGCTCACGCAGGTCGCCGCTTACCGCATCGACGCGGCGCACTCGAGCCCGTTCCTCGCCTCGACCGAGGCGCTCTCCAAGGTGAACGCCTACGCGTACGCGGCGCCCGCCATGAGCGCCACGATGCTCGTGTTCACCGCGCCTTGA
- a CDS encoding SUMF1/EgtB/PvdO family nonheme iron enzyme, whose amino-acid sequence MARAHAQLSAVALALVGLAACQLVAGIEDLVPAPDAGSPAVDAAPAPTVAENGCPRGRGPDMARLGALCIDTTEVTREQYDEFLRDDAGAQPPGCTWNKSFVPGEKTGTPPLCLSTFPRAPVGCVDFCDATMFCLWAKKELCGGPKGGTANFADPGNPTTSAWALACNGGEAARAYPYGSTYEPRSCNGKDQGANGVVSAGTLSACTRPDSGVYDMSGNVWEWENATAPGDGGGPAGDLARLRGGSHTDEGPRLRCDTQEAQPRDFQQYNVGFRCCAQAK is encoded by the coding sequence ATGGCACGGGCCCACGCGCAGCTCTCGGCCGTCGCGCTCGCCCTCGTGGGCCTCGCCGCGTGTCAGCTCGTCGCGGGGATCGAGGATCTCGTGCCCGCCCCGGACGCCGGATCCCCTGCGGTCGACGCGGCCCCCGCGCCCACGGTCGCCGAGAACGGCTGCCCCCGCGGACGCGGCCCCGACATGGCCCGCCTCGGAGCCCTCTGCATCGACACGACCGAGGTCACGCGCGAGCAGTACGACGAGTTCCTCCGCGATGACGCCGGCGCTCAGCCTCCCGGCTGCACATGGAACAAATCCTTCGTGCCCGGAGAAAAGACCGGAACGCCTCCGCTCTGCCTCTCCACGTTCCCGCGCGCGCCCGTCGGTTGCGTCGACTTCTGCGACGCGACGATGTTCTGCCTCTGGGCGAAAAAGGAGCTCTGCGGCGGGCCGAAGGGCGGCACGGCGAACTTCGCCGATCCTGGAAACCCCACGACGAGCGCATGGGCCCTCGCGTGCAACGGGGGCGAAGCGGCGCGCGCGTACCCGTACGGAAGCACCTACGAGCCACGCTCCTGCAACGGCAAGGACCAGGGGGCGAACGGCGTCGTGAGCGCAGGCACCCTCTCGGCGTGCACCCGCCCCGACTCGGGCGTCTACGACATGTCGGGGAACGTTTGGGAGTGGGAGAACGCGACGGCGCCTGGCGACGGTGGGGGCCCTGCAGGTGACCTCGCGCGCCTCCGCGGCGGCTCGCACACGGACGAGGGCCCGCGCCTTCGCTGCGACACCCAAGAGGCTCAGCCGAGAGACTTCCAGCAGTACAACGTAGGCTTCCGATGCTGCGCGCAGGCGAAGTAG
- a CDS encoding DUF1343 domain-containing protein: MLAKRALLTAIAVVLAACSAEAPSSDDALSEEAQSAPAGESGLDVLEARFASSPARVAGQIDLRGKRIALVVNQTAVTVRGKHAIDVFRDAGLDVVKIFAPEHGARGEAEAGVPVTSGRDRSGVPLVSLYGSKKKPSREDLADVDLVFFDIQDVGARFYTFVSTLGLVMEAAAEQGKTMFVLDRPNLTGSRVDGPVLDPRTLAARAEDRAKGPGFVGMYPVPIEHGMTVGELATYVKGEGLVAAASSLTLHVVRSVGYARGTTLAQQRLYYAPSFGRPAPGETTPLRPSPNLRSENAILLYPGTCLLEGTSLSEGRGTDAPFEVVGAPWITGDLGVLAATVKAHACPSATDCPIGGRDVVSVTPAEVVPSSNKYAGLKVRGLALRVTDPKAFRAVPLGVAILTAVNRLYRKDLQWAQGGVPDGGAWLRALWGSDGLRLAVERPEADLARATTDLMTSLGPARERFLATRTRYLFPEYSR, from the coding sequence ATGCTCGCCAAGCGCGCCCTCCTCACCGCGATCGCCGTCGTCCTCGCCGCGTGCTCCGCCGAAGCGCCGTCGTCGGACGACGCGCTCTCCGAGGAGGCTCAGTCCGCGCCCGCCGGAGAGAGCGGCCTCGACGTGCTCGAGGCTCGCTTCGCGTCGTCCCCTGCGCGTGTCGCGGGTCAGATCGATCTCCGCGGAAAGCGCATCGCCCTGGTCGTGAACCAGACGGCCGTCACGGTCCGCGGCAAACACGCGATCGACGTCTTCCGGGACGCTGGGCTCGACGTCGTGAAGATCTTCGCGCCCGAGCACGGCGCGCGCGGCGAGGCGGAGGCCGGCGTCCCCGTGACGTCGGGGCGCGACCGCTCGGGTGTCCCCCTCGTGAGCCTCTATGGGTCCAAGAAGAAGCCGTCGCGCGAGGATCTCGCGGACGTCGACCTCGTCTTCTTCGATATCCAGGACGTGGGCGCGCGCTTCTACACGTTCGTGTCGACGCTTGGTCTCGTGATGGAGGCCGCGGCCGAGCAGGGCAAGACCATGTTCGTCCTCGACCGCCCGAACCTCACGGGCTCCCGCGTCGACGGCCCCGTGCTCGACCCGCGCACGCTCGCCGCGCGCGCCGAGGATCGCGCGAAGGGGCCGGGCTTCGTCGGGATGTACCCGGTCCCCATCGAGCACGGCATGACCGTGGGCGAGCTCGCGACGTACGTGAAAGGGGAGGGGCTCGTGGCTGCGGCGTCGTCGCTCACGCTCCACGTCGTACGGTCCGTGGGCTACGCCCGAGGGACGACCCTCGCGCAGCAGCGGCTCTACTACGCGCCGAGCTTCGGGCGGCCTGCGCCGGGAGAGACCACGCCGCTCCGCCCGTCGCCGAACCTGCGCTCCGAGAACGCGATCCTCCTCTACCCCGGGACGTGCTTGCTCGAGGGGACCTCGCTCAGCGAGGGGCGGGGCACCGACGCGCCCTTCGAGGTCGTCGGCGCGCCGTGGATCACGGGTGATCTCGGCGTCCTCGCGGCGACCGTGAAGGCGCACGCGTGCCCGAGCGCCACGGACTGCCCGATCGGCGGGAGGGACGTCGTGTCCGTCACGCCCGCGGAGGTCGTGCCCTCGTCGAACAAGTACGCGGGCCTCAAGGTGCGAGGGCTCGCGCTGCGTGTGACCGACCCGAAGGCCTTCCGCGCCGTCCCGCTCGGCGTCGCGATCCTCACCGCCGTGAACCGCCTCTACCGCAAAGACCTCCAGTGGGCGCAGGGCGGTGTCCCCGACGGCGGCGCCTGGCTCCGCGCTCTCTGGGGCTCGGACGGCCTTCGCCTCGCGGTCGAGCGACCCGAAGCCGACCTCGCCCGAGCGACGACCGACCTCATGACCTCCCTCGGCCCCGCGCGCGAGCGGTTCCTCGCGACCCGCACCCGCTACCTCTTCCCGGAGTACTCGCGATGA